One Triticum dicoccoides isolate Atlit2015 ecotype Zavitan chromosome 5B, WEW_v2.0, whole genome shotgun sequence genomic window carries:
- the LOC119310078 gene encoding uncharacterized protein LOC119310078 encodes MVLRDSTGGIVFSACRYLLHCASPLQAELAACLKGLNFAMQWSTLPIDVEMDCQVDVDSIQAQSMDRSEHVMLVNEVRKLLGERDNSIAHISRNQNVVSHRLASFGHVEARMAIYIKSASSCAASSAPLSQRSFLFFPGALARGRAAALPRHCRPQEPSPAPRRLRLQRGIASPPPAAIFFDIGSRGASEYIWFPFSSVLNRFKFHSLQLSDRYMDMMIIIRLAGVTSSLELRIPNSYLESIIGSDGANLAEIRQPDLWCKNEATCSPFWLSAGIHHMEIQRYCRTN; translated from the exons ATGGTCCTCCGTGATAGTACTGGTGGTATTGTCTTCTCGGCGTGCAGGTACCTTTTGCACTGCGCGAGTCCTTTGCAAGCCGAGCTAGCGGCATGTCTGAAAGGACTAAACTTTGCGATGCAATGGTCTACACTACCGATCGATGTTGAAATGGATTGCCAAGTTGATGTGGACTCTATTCAAGCACAGTCCATGGATAGATCTGAGCACGTGATGTTGGTGAATGAGGTTAGGAAACTTCTTGGTGAAAGGGATAACTCTATTGCCCATATTAGTAGGAACCAAAATGTCGTCAGTCATAGGTTAGCTTCTTTTGGGCATGTTGAAGCTCGTATGGCAATTTATATCAAGTCTG CCTCAAGCTGCGCTGCTTCGTCCGCACCTTTGTCGCAGAGAAGTTTCCTCTTCTTCCCTGGTGCCCTAGCTCGAGGTAGGGCTGCCGCCTTGCCGCGCCACTGCCGACCCCAGGAGCCCTCACCTGCGCCTCGCCGCCTCCGACTCCAACGCGGCATCGCGTCGCCCCCGCCCGCGGCGATCTTCTTCGACATTGGTTCTCGAG GTGCATCTGAATATATTTGGTTCCCATTTTCTTCGGTGCTGAATAGATTCAAGTTTCATTCTCTTCAGCTGTCAGACAGATATATGGACATGATGATTATCATAAGACTGGCAGGCGTTACAAG CTCTCTCGAACTGAGGATTCCAAATAGTTATCTTGAATCTATTATTGGATCTGATGGTGCCAATCTAGCGGAGATCCGCCAGCCAG ACCTCTGGTGCAAGAATGAAGCTACTTGCAGCCCATTCTGGCTGTCCGCCGGAATACATCATATGGAGATTCAACGGTATTGCCGGACCAATTGA